From a single Arachis hypogaea cultivar Tifrunner chromosome 3, arahy.Tifrunner.gnm2.J5K5, whole genome shotgun sequence genomic region:
- the LOC112791613 gene encoding probable UDP-glucosyl transferase 73B6 has product MERNTTPNLAVKTKVNPVTEAYRRMPISRPLKIYFLPFFAQGHLIPLVHLARLIASRGQHVTILTTPSNAQLLDKIIDEETAAGHHIRVHIFKFPSDRLGIPAGIENLFAVSDSVTASKIYMAAHLIKPAVDSFISESPPDVFIPDIMFTWSVASAKQFNLPRVVFNPISIFDVCMIEAIKAHPEVFESNSGPYEIPGLPHSLTIPIKPSPGFARVTEPLVEAEKDSLGVIANSFRELDAEYTEHYENHTGRKVWPIGPTSLMVQKTATSSVSEEEHECLKWLSTKENGSVVYICFGSMCLLSDEQLYELALGLESSGHQFLWVVHRKKTNDDEGEGDEKWLPHGFEERMKKEDRGMVLKGWAPQPLILNHAAVGGFVTHCGWNATVEAISAGVPMITMPAFADQYYNEKLITQVHGFGVEVGAAEWSISPFEPKTKVVGAERIEKAVKKLMDGGDEAERIKSKAKEMKEKAWNAVQKGGSSYNSLTELIDQLQKLVLAAPAAISSHLDL; this is encoded by the coding sequence ATGGAACGAAACACAACACCTAACTTAGCTGTCAAAACTAAAGTGAACCCTGTAACCGAGGCTTACCGAAGGATGCCAATATCAAGGCCGTTGAAGATTTACTTCCTACCCTTCTTCGCGCAGGGACACCTCATCCCACTCGTGCACCTTGCACGCCTCATCGCATCACGTGGCCAGCACGTGACCATCCTAACTACCCCTTCCAACGCACAACTCTTGGACAAGATCATCGACGAAGAAACCGCCGCCGGCCACCACATCCGCGTCCACATCTTCAAGTTCCCGTCAGATCGCCTCGGCATCCCCGCTGGCATCGAGAATCTCTTCGCCGTCTCAGACAGTGTCACCGCCAGCAAGATCTACATGGCGGCACATCTCATCAAGCCTGCCGTCGACTCCTTCATCTCCGAATCCCCGCCGGATGTGTTCATCCCGGACATCATGTTCACCTGGAGTGTAGCCTCGGCGAAACAATTCAACCTCCCGAGGGTCGTCTTTAACCCTATCTCTATCTTCGACGTTTGCATGATCGAAGCCATTAAGGCTCACCCAGAAGTATTCGAATCTAATTCAGGTCCGTACGAAATCCCAGGGTTACCTCACTCTCTAACGATCCCGATAAAACCATCGCCGGGTTTCGCTAGAGTCACGGAGCCACTCGTTGAGGCCGAGAAGGACAGCCTCGGCGTCATTGCCAACAGCTTCAGAGAGCTCGACGCTGAGTACACCGAGCACTACGAGAATCACACCGGAAGGAAAGTATGGCCTATTGGTCCTACTTCTCTCATGGTGCAAAAGACGGCTACAAGTTCCGTTAGTGAAGAAGAACATGAATGCCTGAAGTGGCTTTCTACCAAGGAAAACGGTTCGGTCGTTTACATCTGCTTCGGGAGTATGTGTCTTTTATCGGATGAGCAGCTTTACGAATTAGCCTTGGGTCTGGAGAGCTCTGGACACCAGTTTCTGTGGGTGGTGCATAGGAAGAAAACCAATGACGATGAAGGTGAAGGTGATGAGAAGTGGTTGCCCCATGGTTTTGAAGAGAGGATGAAGAAGGAGGACAGAGGGATGGTGTTAAAAGGATGGGCACCACAGCCGTTGATCTTGAATCATGCGGCTGTTGGAGGGTTTGTGACGCACTGTGGGTGGAACGCCACGGTGGAAGCTATCAGTGCGGGGGTTCCGATGATAACGATGCCGGCTTTTGCAGACCAATACTATAACGAGAAGCTGATAACTCAGGTGCATGGTTTTGGAGTGGAGGTTGGTGCAGCGGAATGGAGCATATCGCCGTTCGAGCCGAAGACGAAGGTGGTGGGTGCGGAGAGGATAGAAAAGGCGGTGAAGAAGTTGATGGACGGTGGAGATGAAGCGGAGAGGATAAAGAGTAAGGCCAAAGAAATGAAGGAGAAGGCTTGGAATGCGGTCCAGAAAGGTGGGTCCTCGTACAACAGTTTGACTGAGCTCATTGATCAGCTTCAGAAGCTGGTTCTTGCTGCTCCTGCCGCCATATCCAGCCACCTAGATTTATGA
- the LOC112782605 gene encoding uncharacterized protein — translation MSFEMPKNVTLPSTLKPYQGIGNPNVHVTKFHAMMFMNKESGSILWRTFPTFLDEAALIWFSNLPESSISNFDELAYQFVNHFAASKIYVHNFDYLSTIKQGPNESLKDYMTRFAEATNEIPNLNHEVHLHALKSGLRPRKFKEPIVIAKPKTLAKFREKATTQIEIEEFRALRRAEKPTPNREEERRNRAGTYQDQRHVDRSKYCAFHQKYGHTTDNCVIAKDVLEKLARQGLLDKYIDSQGRRRNTEDLGQQPKASDNSRDKEKKVDSDINPPRRIINCISGGFAGGGCTNSARKRSYRAMMTMTESTLSQPINRDKP, via the exons ATGAGCTTTGAGATGCCCAAAAATGTCACTTTGCCTTCAACCCTAAAACCCTACCAAGGAATAGGAAACCCAAATGTCCACGTCACCAAGTTCCATGCCATGATGTTCATGAATAAGGAGTCTGGCTCCATCCTATGGCGAACCTTTCCAACCTTCCTAGATGAAGCCGCCCTAATTTGGTTCTCCAACCTACCCGAGAgttccatctcaaacttcgatgAGCTGGCCTACCAGTTCGTCAATCATTTCGCTGCATCCAAAATATACGTCCACAATTTTGATTACCTGAGCACCATCAAACAAGGGCCGAACGAAAGCCTAAAGGACTACATGACTAGATTCGCTGAAGCAACCAACGAAATACCCAATCTAAACCACGAAGTACATCTCCACGCCCTAAAAAGTGGCCTTCGGCCAAGGAAATTCAAAGAACCCATAGTAATAGCAAAACCCAAGACCCTGGCCAAGTTCCGAGAAAAAGCGACAACTCAGatcgaaattgaagaatttcGAGCACTGCGAAGGGCGGAAAAACCTACACcaaatagagaagaagaaagacGTAACAG AGCCGGTACATATCAGGACCAACGGCACGTGGACAGATCCAAATATTGTGCTTTCCACCAAAAGTATGGCCACACCACAGACAACTGCGTAATAGCAAAAGATGTCCTTGAGAAGCTGGCCCGCCAGGGACTGTTAGACAAATACATTGACAGCCAAGGACGAAGGCGGAACACGGAAGACCTCGGCCAACAACCTAAAGCATCTGATAATTCccgagataaagagaaaaaggtaGACAGTGATATCAATCCACCACGTAGGATAATAAACTGCATTTCTGGTGGTTTTGCAGGTGGCGGATGTACGAACTCGGCAAGAAAAAGGTCATATCGAGCTATGATGACAATGACAGAATCAACTCTATCTCAACCTATCAACAGGGACAAGCCATAA
- the LOC140183608 gene encoding uncharacterized protein: MDPGSSADVLFYSTFQKMKLSDKNLQPSSGELVGFSGERVSIRGYICLQTTFGEYPNSKTIDIQYLVVDCKSPYNINMGRSSLNAFNVIVFTVYLCVKFLSQDNNQVVTIHGDQKEARQCYNANLKTEQPKQLEQ; this comes from the coding sequence ATGGATCCAGGGAGCAGCGCGGACGTGCTGTTCTATTCAACATTCCAGAAGATGAAACTGAGTGACAAGAACCTTCAACCCTCATCCGGAGAACTGGTAGGTTTCTCAGGTGAGCGTGTCTCCATTCGAGGTTATATTTGTTTACAAACAACTTTTGGGGAATATCCTAACAGTAAGACAATAGATATACAGTACCTTGTCGTGGATTGCAAAAGCCCTTATAACATCAATATGGGCAGATCATCTTTGAATGCATTCAATGTTATTGTTTTTACTGTGTATTTGTGTGTTAAGTTCCTTTCGCAGGACAATAACCAAGTTGTGACTATCCATGGAGACCAAAAGGAAGCCAGGCAGTGCTATAATGCCAACCTAAAGACTGAACAACCAAAACAACTCGAGCAATAG